In the Engystomops pustulosus chromosome 2, aEngPut4.maternal, whole genome shotgun sequence genome, one interval contains:
- the LOC140117151 gene encoding uncharacterized protein isoform X1, which yields MALMTAKLRHYVPTVTGEFSMPLVQGRCQSSGGRGSKTVRSGLLYGRGFRVYLFYDSFPPPGCYTNLSESAAVDWSEKQLPSNRCQLSDNAGPRVYGVMVACHVTARGNSPSGGEFCVDSSCTVCRSMASAGWSERVLDLLHRLNSFHGAGCLPFCVQGQRVGWVTPAVAQVLAQDSDVFTLSKDSGPRLELSDRLCSPQDRSRAVQGVMEGLRGRNIYPCLQEWRDELYDVKGLFSEPPLLSMERAATPLLGVPRYGVHVNGFLRRGDNIFMWIARRSLTKPNHPGKLDHLAAGGISAGSGVWETLLKECTEEACIPESLASTARPAGTVSYAYEQDSALYLECQFVYDLEVPESFQPRVGDGEVQEFYLWPLDKVRGAIATQEFKPNCALVILDFLIRNGHIQPDTEKFYNKFVENLHGPL from the exons ATGGCGCTGATGACAGCAAAATTACGTCATTACGTTCCAACCGTCACAGGGGAGTTCAGCATGCCATTGGTCCAAGGTCGATGTCAATCATCAGGAGGGCGGGGTTCCAAAACCGTGCGAAGCGGTCTTCTGTATGGGCGTGGCTTTCGAGTGTATCTCTTCTATGATTCGTTCCCGCCACCTGGTTGTTATACAAATCTCTCTGAGAGCGCCGCAGTTGATTGGTCGGAGAAGCAGCTGCCTAGCAACAGGTGTCAATTGAGCGATAATGCAGGGCCCCGAGTATATGGCGTCATGGTCGCCTGTCACGTGACCGCGAGGGGAAATTCTCCGTCAG GTGGAGAGTTCTGTGTGGACTCGTCGTGTACCGTCTGCAGGTCCATGGCGTCGGCAGGGTGGTCTGAACGGGTTCTGGATCTGCTCCACAGACTGAACAGCTTCCATGGTGCAG GTTGTCTCCCGTTCTGTGTCCAGGGGCAGCGGGTCGGATGGGTCACTCCAGCGGTGGCGCAGGTTCTGGCGCAAGATTCTGATGTCTTCACCCTCTCTAAAGACTCTGGACCTCGGCTGGAGCTGAGCGACCGTCTGTGCTCCCCCCAGGACAGGAGCCGCGCCgtgcagggggtgatggaggggctGCGGGGGCGCAACATCTACCCCTGTCTCCAGGAATGGAGGGACGAG CTCTACGATGTGAAGGGATTATTCTccgagcctcctctcctcagcaTGGAACGGGCGGCTACAC CGCTCCTCGGGGTTCCCCGCTACGGCGTCCATGTGAACGGCTTTCTCCGCAGAGGTGACAACATCTTTATGTGGATCGCCCGGCGCTCACTGACCAAACCCAACCACCCAGGGAAGCTGGACCACCTG GCGGCCGGAGGGATCTCTGCCGGCTCCGGGGTGTGGGAGACCCTTCTTAAGGAGTGTACAGAGGAGGCGTGTATCCCAGAATCCCTAGCGTCTACAGCCAGACCTGCCGGGACCGTGAG CTATGCCTATGAGCAGGACAGCGCCCTCTACCTGGAGTGCCAGTTTGTGTATGATCTGGAGGTTCCCGAGTCCTTCCAGCCTCGTGTGGGGGATGGGGAGGTGCAGGAGTTTTATCTGTGGCCCCTGGACAAG GTGAGGGGCGCTATCGCCACTCAGGAATTCAAACCCAACTGCGCGCTGGTCATCCTGGACTTCCTCATACGGAACGGACATATTCAGCCGGACACAG AAAAGTTTTACAACAAATTTGTGGAGAATCTGCACGgacccctgtga
- the PGAP2 gene encoding post-GPI attachment to proteins factor 2, protein MPPVSVQMPADRGVLFSLRFTTFAVGTVCLPLCAFIFCIIWSLIFNFQETTATHCGVPNYLPSISAAIGGVTPQRYIWRFCIGLHSAPRLLVAISYLNFYLGGGASYWRCHINFLLNVCEILCLLLLTYISSNENHDVHQLAFVFFMIYSLGYMIVTLTIWRSNSENRPSYFWKKRLFIFNLTTFLISLMFYYRHNMYCEPGVYTLFALFEYLVVLSNMGFHMTAWWDFGNKELLVCSQDKRI, encoded by the exons ATGCCTCCTGTGTCTGTGCAGATGCCTGCGGACCGCGGGGTCCTCTTCTCTCTGAGGTTCACTACGTTTGCGGTGGGCACGGTCTGTCTGCCGCTCTGCGCTTTTATCTTCTGCATCATTTGGTCGCTGATTTTCAACTTTCAAGAGACGACAGCCACACACTGCGGG GTTCCTAATTACCTCCCGTCCATCAGCGCGGCGATAGGTGGGGTGACGCCTCAGAGATACATCTGGAGGTTCTGCATCGGCCTCCACTCTGCCCCCCGACTCCTGGTAGCCATTTCCTACCTCAACTTCTACCTGGGAGGAGGCGCCTCCTACTGGCGGTGTCACATCAACTTCCTGCTCAATGTGTGCGAGATCCTGTGTCTTCTCCTACTCACCTACATCTCCTCCAACGAGAACCACG ACGTCCACCAGTTGGCCTTTGTCTTCTTCATGATCTATTCCCTGGGATACATGATTGTTACTCTCACAATATGGAGGAGTAATAGCGAG AATCGACCCTCATATTTCTGGAAGAAAAGGCTCTTCATCTTCAACCTGACAacattcctcatctccctcatgTTTTACTATCGCCATAATATGTACTGCGAGCCCGGAG TGTACACCCTCTTCGCGCTCTTCGAGTACCTCGTTGTGTTGTCTAACATGGGCTTCCACATGACGGCTTGGTGGGACTTTGGTAACAAGGAGCTTCTGGTTTGCTCCCAGGACAAGCGGatatga
- the TAF10 gene encoding transcription initiation factor TFIID subunit 10 isoform X2 produces the protein MSATEPVQESPASAAAAMPGTVTENKPSPANIPKPGPAATAAAGVPGRDPGERRASVPMSAAAPAESSLSNGVYLPPGVTNGDIKPVISNTPLVDFLMQLEDYTPTIPDAVTGYYLNRAGFEASDPRIIRLISLAAQKFISDIANDSLQHCKMKGTASGSSRSKSKDKKYTLTMEDLTPALSEYGINVKKPHYFT, from the exons ATGAGCGCTACAGAGCCGGTGCAGGAGTCTCCCGCCTCAGCAGCAGCGGCAATGCCCGGGACAGTGACCGAGAACAAGCCCAGCCCGGCCAACATCCCCAAACCAGGACCCGCCGCCACCGCAGCCGCCGGAGTGCCCGGGAGAGATCCGGGGGAGCGGCGGGCGAGCG TCCCAATGTCGGCTGCGGCTCCAGCAGAGAGCTCCCTGTCTAATGGCGTGTACCTACCCCCTGGTGTGACCAATGGGGACATCAAGCCGGTCATATCCAACACCCCCCTGGTGGACTTCCTGATGCAGCTGGAGGACTATACCCCCACA ATTCCGGATGCTGTCACCGGATACTATCTGAACCGGGCCGGATTCGAGGCTTCAGACCCAAGGAT TATCCGCCTGATCTCATTGGCCGCTCAGAAGTTTATATCAGACATCGCTAATGACTCCCTCCAGCACTGCAAGATGAAGGGCACCGCGTCCGGGAGCTCCCGCAGCAAGAGCAAG GATAAGAAGTACACGCTGACCATGGAGGACCTGACCCCCGCGCTGTCAGAGTACGGCATCAACGTCAAGAAGCCGCATTACTTCACCTAG
- the LOC140117151 gene encoding uncharacterized protein isoform X2 has protein sequence MASAGWSERVLDLLHRLNSFHGAGCLPFCVQGQRVGWVTPAVAQVLAQDSDVFTLSKDSGPRLELSDRLCSPQDRSRAVQGVMEGLRGRNIYPCLQEWRDELYDVKGLFSEPPLLSMERAATPLLGVPRYGVHVNGFLRRGDNIFMWIARRSLTKPNHPGKLDHLAAGGISAGSGVWETLLKECTEEACIPESLASTARPAGTVSYAYEQDSALYLECQFVYDLEVPESFQPRVGDGEVQEFYLWPLDKVRGAIATQEFKPNCALVILDFLIRNGHIQPDTEKFYNKFVENLHGPL, from the exons ATGGCGTCGGCAGGGTGGTCTGAACGGGTTCTGGATCTGCTCCACAGACTGAACAGCTTCCATGGTGCAG GTTGTCTCCCGTTCTGTGTCCAGGGGCAGCGGGTCGGATGGGTCACTCCAGCGGTGGCGCAGGTTCTGGCGCAAGATTCTGATGTCTTCACCCTCTCTAAAGACTCTGGACCTCGGCTGGAGCTGAGCGACCGTCTGTGCTCCCCCCAGGACAGGAGCCGCGCCgtgcagggggtgatggaggggctGCGGGGGCGCAACATCTACCCCTGTCTCCAGGAATGGAGGGACGAG CTCTACGATGTGAAGGGATTATTCTccgagcctcctctcctcagcaTGGAACGGGCGGCTACAC CGCTCCTCGGGGTTCCCCGCTACGGCGTCCATGTGAACGGCTTTCTCCGCAGAGGTGACAACATCTTTATGTGGATCGCCCGGCGCTCACTGACCAAACCCAACCACCCAGGGAAGCTGGACCACCTG GCGGCCGGAGGGATCTCTGCCGGCTCCGGGGTGTGGGAGACCCTTCTTAAGGAGTGTACAGAGGAGGCGTGTATCCCAGAATCCCTAGCGTCTACAGCCAGACCTGCCGGGACCGTGAG CTATGCCTATGAGCAGGACAGCGCCCTCTACCTGGAGTGCCAGTTTGTGTATGATCTGGAGGTTCCCGAGTCCTTCCAGCCTCGTGTGGGGGATGGGGAGGTGCAGGAGTTTTATCTGTGGCCCCTGGACAAG GTGAGGGGCGCTATCGCCACTCAGGAATTCAAACCCAACTGCGCGCTGGTCATCCTGGACTTCCTCATACGGAACGGACATATTCAGCCGGACACAG AAAAGTTTTACAACAAATTTGTGGAGAATCTGCACGgacccctgtga
- the TAF10 gene encoding transcription initiation factor TFIID subunit 10 isoform X1 has translation MSATEPVQESPASAAAAMPGTVTENKPSPANIPKPGPAATAAAGVPGRDPGERRASGETDGGRVPMSAAAPAESSLSNGVYLPPGVTNGDIKPVISNTPLVDFLMQLEDYTPTIPDAVTGYYLNRAGFEASDPRIIRLISLAAQKFISDIANDSLQHCKMKGTASGSSRSKSKDKKYTLTMEDLTPALSEYGINVKKPHYFT, from the exons ATGAGCGCTACAGAGCCGGTGCAGGAGTCTCCCGCCTCAGCAGCAGCGGCAATGCCCGGGACAGTGACCGAGAACAAGCCCAGCCCGGCCAACATCCCCAAACCAGGACCCGCCGCCACCGCAGCCGCCGGAGTGCCCGGGAGAGATCCGGGGGAGCGGCGGGCGAGCGGTGAGACTGACGGGGGGAGAG TCCCAATGTCGGCTGCGGCTCCAGCAGAGAGCTCCCTGTCTAATGGCGTGTACCTACCCCCTGGTGTGACCAATGGGGACATCAAGCCGGTCATATCCAACACCCCCCTGGTGGACTTCCTGATGCAGCTGGAGGACTATACCCCCACA ATTCCGGATGCTGTCACCGGATACTATCTGAACCGGGCCGGATTCGAGGCTTCAGACCCAAGGAT TATCCGCCTGATCTCATTGGCCGCTCAGAAGTTTATATCAGACATCGCTAATGACTCCCTCCAGCACTGCAAGATGAAGGGCACCGCGTCCGGGAGCTCCCGCAGCAAGAGCAAG GATAAGAAGTACACGCTGACCATGGAGGACCTGACCCCCGCGCTGTCAGAGTACGGCATCAACGTCAAGAAGCCGCATTACTTCACCTAG